One part of the Solanum dulcamara chromosome 8, daSolDulc1.2, whole genome shotgun sequence genome encodes these proteins:
- the LOC129900019 gene encoding ACT domain-containing protein ACR3 — protein MARSYGPYFDPEYETLSIRINPPRVSVDNASCKDCTLVKVDSINKPGILLEVVQILTDLDLVITKAYISSDGGWFMDVFHVTDQHGNKVTDSNTIGHIEKALGPEGYTSGILKTRPGRKVGENSVGDYTTIELIGRDRPGLLSEISAVLANLHFNVAAAEVWTHNRRIACVLYINDNCSSLDEDEESRLCVMEEQLNNILRGREDDESGARATFSVGSTHVDRRLHQMFFADRDYEGGCLEMEIEYPPNSKPDVRIESCVEKGYSVVSVSCKDRAKLMFDIVCTLTDMQYAVFHATISSDGPSASQEYFIRHMDGCTLESEAEKERVVKCIEAAIRRRISEGFSLELCAKDRVGLLSEVTRVLRENGLSVTRAGVTTIGEKAKNFFYVTDASGNPVEMKTIERLREEIGQTMMLNVKKVPTSAKAPETGGLAKTSFFFGGLLEKFRT, from the exons ATGGCAAGGAGTTATGGGCCTTATTTTGATCCTGAATATGAGACCTTAAGTATCAGAATAAATCCTCCAAG GGTTTCTGTGGACAATGCGAGTTGCAAGGATTGCACTCTAGTGAAG GTTGACAGTATCAACAAACCTGGAATACTGCTAGAAGTGGTGCAAATTctgaccgaccttgatcttgtAATTACCAAAGCCTACATATCCTCTGATGGCGGGTGGTTCATGGATG TCTTTCATGTTACTGATCAACATGGCAACAAGGTTACAGACAGCAATACTATTGGTCATATAGAAAAG GCTCTAGGACCTGAAGGTTACACATCAGGCATATTAAAGACTCGGCCAGGTAGAAAGGTAGGAGAGAACTCTGTGGGTGATTACACCACCATTGAGCTTATAGGCAGGGATCGTCCTGGTCTTCTATCAGAAATTTCTGCTGTTCTAGCCAATCTTCATTTTAATGTCGCTGCTGCTGAGGTTTGGACTCATAATAGGCGCATAGCATGTGTCCTTTATATCAATGATAATTGTTCATCCCTTGATGAGGACGAAGAATCTAGATTGTGTGTCATGGAGGAGCAGCTCAATAACATTCTTCGTGGACGTGAGGATGATGAGAGTGGGGCTCGTGCTACTTTCTCAGTTGGTAGCACTCATGTTGATCGAAGGCTTCATCAGATGTTCTTTGCTGATAGGGACTACGAAGGTGGTTGTCTGGAAATGGAGATAGAATACCCTCCTAATTCCAAACCAGATGTCAGAATTGAAAGCTGTGTCGAGAAAGGGTACTCAGTGGTCAGTGTAAGTTGCAAGGATAGAGCAAAGCTTATGTTTGACATTGTATGCACCCTTACAGACATGCAGTATGCTGTTTTCCATGCCACTATCTCATCAGATGGTCCCTCTGCATCACAG GAATATTTTATTCGCCACATGGATGGTTGCACTCTGGAATCTGAAGCGGAGAAGGAAAGGGTTGTGAAGTGTATTGAAGCTGCGATTCGGCGAAGGATAAGTGAG GGGTTCAGCCTAGAGTTGTGTGCCAAGGACCGAGTTGGCTTACTTTCTGAAGTTACGAGAGTCTTACGAGAAAATGGGCTATCAGTGACTAGAGCTGGTGTCACAACTATTGGGGAGAAAGCAAAGAATTTCTTCTACGTAACAGATGCGTCTGGAAACCCTGTAGAGATGAAGACGATTGAAAGACTGCGTGAAGAAATTGGACAGACAATGATGCTTAACGTGAAGAAAGTCCCAACATCTGCAAAGGCACCTGAAACTGGTGGTCTGGCTAAGACAAGCTTTTTCTTCGGAGGTTTACTAGAAAAGTTCCGAACCTGA